Below is a window of Janthinobacterium lividum DNA.
TCATCCGTGTGGATGTGCAGCGCCGGATCGGGATCGATGAAAGTGAGCGTGAGCGAATCGGACACCAGCAGCGGGCGCAGCATGCCGCGCAGGGCGCTGAACAGGTCGGTCACCTGGAAGCTGTTGGCGTGCACGTCGACCTTGCCCGCCTCGATCTTGGCCAGGTCCAGCAAGTCGTTCACCAGGTCGCTCAGGCCGACGGCGCTTTGCAGGATGAACAGCACCTGCTTTTCCTGTTCCTCGGACAGCTCGCCGTCGATGCGGTCGAGCAGCAGCTTGGACAGGGCGCGGATGGAGCTGAGCGGTGTGCGGAATTCATGGCTCATGTTCGACAAGAAGCGCGATTTCATCTGGTCGGCGCGGCGCAGGTGGTCGGCTTTTTCATCCAGTTCCGCGAACAGCGCCACCACGCCCCGGTTGGTGTCTTCCAGTTCGCGCGTCAGCTGCAGCAGGTCGTCCTGGCGCGTTTTCAGTTCGGCCAGGGTGCTCAGCAGCTCGCGATTCTGCTGCTGCACTTCCGAGAGTGTGATATCCGGAGGCAGCGCCTGCAGGCTGCCGGACAGCACGCCGATCGTGCCTCCGTCGAGCAGGGGTGCGTCGCGAGGGAACAGTTTGTGCAGCGTGATGTGCGTGCCGTCGCCTGGCGTGCTGTGGATGTGGCAGCGGTCCATCAGGCGCTGGGCGCCGAGGATGCCCAGTCCCATGCCCGTACGCGAGCGGTAGGTGCCGTCCAGGATGTGCTGCAACTGCTGCGGCGCGATGCCAGGGCCCTGGTCCTCGATGCGGATGCTGAGCACCTGCGGCGCCGTCTGGCCATCGATGGCAAAATGCACCTTGCCGCTGCCGGCATAGTTATAGACGTTGCGCGCCAGTTCCGACACGGCCGTGGCGATGCGCACCTGATCCTGCACGCCGAAGCCGCACAGGGCGGCGATTTGCCGCGCGCGCTGGCGTGCCCCCACCACATCGAG
It encodes the following:
- a CDS encoding ATP-binding protein; protein product: MTQRILTAHIGSELDVVGARQRARQIAALCGFGVQDQVRIATAVSELARNVYNYAGSGKVHFAIDGQTAPQVLSIRIEDQGPGIAPQQLQHILDGTYRSRTGMGLGILGAQRLMDRCHIHSTPGDGTHITLHKLFPRDAPLLDGGTIGVLSGSLQALPPDITLSEVQQQNRELLSTLAELKTRQDDLLQLTRELEDTNRGVVALFAELDEKADHLRRADQMKSRFLSNMSHEFRTPLSSIRALSKLLLDRIDGELSEEQEKQVLFILQSAVGLSDLVNDLLDLAKIEAGKVDVHANSFQVTDLFSALRGMLRPLLVSDSLTLTFIDPDPALHIHTDEGKLSQILRNFIANALKFTEAGAIIVSATPLPEQDAIRFSVSDTGLGIAAEDVQLIFEEFSQVENHLQRKVKGTGLGLPLCRNLATLLNGTVSVESTPGHGSLFSVVLPASYHAPEGSLPPCAPANDNGNDQRIPVLVVEDNPPIRLLYEKFLAGSEFRVVPARSVREAQEHWEQQRPAAVILDIMLHGETAWHWLAELKNDPLRRQVPVIVATEIDDVRKGLALGADAYYVKPLSRQQLLATLRALIGNPHHRQEPVPPQGTTTWDNAHATG